Proteins from a single region of Callithrix jacchus isolate 240 chromosome 12, calJac240_pri, whole genome shotgun sequence:
- the ATXN2L gene encoding ataxin-2-like protein isoform X18, producing the protein MAFAAALSPSPASGPLFALLNRRLHQPATSRVTWRLVTSAEGQSTGKGPPQSPVFEGVYNNSRMLHFLTAVVGSTCDVKVKNGTTYEGIFKTLSSKFELAVDAVHRKASEPAGGPRREDIVDTMVFKPSDVMLVHFRNVDFNYATKDKFTDSAIAMNSKVNGEHKEKVLQRWEGGDSNSDDYDLESDMSNGWDPNEMFKFNEENYGVKTTYDSSLSSYTVPLEKDNSEEFRQRELRAAQLAREIESSPQYRLRIAMENDDGRTEEEKHSAVQRQGSGRESPSLASREGKYIPLPQRVREGPRGGVRCSSSRGGRPGLSSLPPRGPHHLDNSSPGPGSEARGINGGPSRMSPKAQRPLRGAKTLSSPSNRPSGETSVPPPPAAPPFLPVGRMYPPRSPKSAAPAPISASCPEPPIGSAVPTSSASIPVTSSVSDPGVGSISPASPKISLAPTDVKELSTKEPGRTLEPQELARIAGKVPGLQNEQKRFQLEELRKFGAQFKLQPSSSPENSLDPFPPRILKEEAKGKEKEVDGLLASEPMGSPVSSKTESLSDKEDKPPLAPAGGTEGPEQPPPPCPSQTGSPPVGLIKGEDKDEGPVAEQVKKSTLNPNAKEFNPTKPLLSVNKSTSTPTSPGPRTHSTPSIPVLTAGQSGLYSPQYISYIPQIHMGPAVQAPQMYPYPVSNSVPGQQGKYRGAKGSLPPQRSDQHQPASAPPMMQAAAAAGPPLVAATPYSSYIPYNPQQFPGQPAMMQPMAHYPSQPVFAPMLQSNPRMLTSGSHPQAIVSSSTPQYPSAEQPTPQALYATVHQSYPHHATQLHAHQPQPATTPTGSQPQSQHAAPSPVQHQAGQAPHLGSGQPQQNLYHPGALTGTPPSLPPGPSAQSPQSSFPQPAAVYAIHHQQLPHGFTNMAHVTQAHVQTGITAAPPPHPGAPHPPQVMLLHPPQSHGGPPQGAVPQSGVPALSASTPSPYPYIGHPQVCRVGRSHSRRRQGLAPGSVLCFPPSSLSCDPAAPLPTASPALSDPDCLLT; encoded by the exons ATGGCTTTTGCGGCTGCGCTGTCCCCCAGCCCCGCCAGCGGCCCCCTCTTCGCCCTCCTCAACCGCCGGTTACATCAGCCAGCGACGAGCAGGGTTACCTGGCGTTTGGTGACATCCGCAGA gGGACAGAGCACAGGAAAGGGACCCCCACAATCACCT GTGTTTGAAGGTGTCTACAACAACTCCAGAATGCTGCATTTTCTTACCGCTGTTGTG GGCTCCACTTGTGATGTAAAGGTGAAAAATGGCACCACCTATGAGGGTATCTTCAAGACGCTAAGCTCAAAG TTTGAACTAGCAGTGGATGCTGTGCACCGGAAAGCATCTGAGCCAGCAGGTGGCCCTCGTCGGGAGGACATTGTGGACACCATGGTGTTTAAGCCAAGTGACGTCATGCTCGTTCACTTCCGAAACGTTGACTTCAACTACGCTACTAAAG ACAAGTTCACCGATTCAGCCATTGCCATGAACTCGAAAGTGAATGGGGAACACAAAGAGAAGGTGCTTCAGCGCTGGGAGGGGGGTGACAGCAACAGCGACGACTACGACCTTGAGTCCGACATG TCCAATGGATGGGACCCCAATGAAATGTTCAAGTTCAATGAGGAGAACTACGGTGTGAAGACCACCTATGATAGCAGTCTTTCTTCTTATAC GGTGCCCTTAGAAAAGGACAACTCAGAAGAGTTTCGTCAGCGAGAGCTACGTGCGGCCCAGTTAGCTCGAGAGATTGAATCAAGCCCCCAGTACCGCCTACGGATCGCCATGGAGAATGATGATGGGCGCACTGAAGAGGAGAAGCACAGTGCAGTGCAGCGGCAGGGTTCAGGGCGGGAGAGCCCCAGCTTGGCATCCAG GGAGGGGAAGTATATCCCTCTGCCTCAACGAGTCCGGGAAGGCCCCCGGGGAGGAGTTCGATGCAGCAGCTCTCGGGGCGGGCGGCCTGGCCTTAGCTCTTTGCCACCTCGTGGCCCTCACCATCTGGACAACAGTAGCCCTGGCCCAGGTTCTGAGGCCCGTGGTATCAATGGAG gccctTCCCGCATGTCCCCAAAGGCACAGCGGCCTCTGAGAGGTGCCAAGACTCTGTCTTCGCCCAGTAATAGGCCTTCTGGAGAAACTTCTGTTCCACCACCTCCTGCAG ctcctccttttcttccagtGGGCCGGATGTATCCCCCACGTTCTCCCAAGTCTGCTGCACCTGCCCCAATCTCAGCTTCCTGTCCTGAGCCTCCCATCGGCTCGGCAGTGCCAACCTCTTCAGCCTCCATCCCTGTGACCTCATCAGTCTCAGATCCTGGAGTGGGCTCCATTTCCCCAGCTTCTCCAAAGATCTCCCTGGCCCCCACAGATG TAAAAGAACTCTCTACCAAGGAACCTGGGAGAACTCTGGAGCCCCAGGAGCTGGCTCGGATAGCTGGGAAAG TCCCTGGTCTTCAGAATGAACAGAAACGATTCCAACTGGAAGAACTAAGAAAGTTTGGGGCCCAGTTTAAG CTTCAGCCCAGTAGCTCACCGGAGAACAGCCTGGATCCTTTTCCTCCCCGGATCTTAAAGGAGGAGgccaaaggaaaagagaaggaggtTGATGGTCTCTTGGCTTCAGAGCCCATGGGGTCTCCTGTCTCCTCCAAGACAGAGTCTTTATCGGATAAGGAGGACAAACCACCCCTGGCACCAGCAGGAGGCACTGAGGGGCCAGAACAGCCCCCACCACCTTGCCCAAGCCAAACCGGCAGCCCCCCGGTGGGCCTTATTAAGGGGGAGGACAAGGATGAAGGCCCTGTTGCTGA ACAAGTGAAGAAATCAACGTTGAACCCCAATGCCAAGGAGTTCAATCCCACAAAGCCTCTGCTGTCTGTG AATAAATCCACTAGTACTCCAACTTCTCCGGGGCCCCGGACTCATTCAACTCCCTCCATCCCGGTGCTGACAGCAGGCCAGAGTGGGCTATACAGCCCCCAGTACATCTCCTACATACCTCAGATCCACATGGGACCAGCTGTGCAG GCACCTCAGATGTATCCATATCCTGTATCTAATTCAGTGCCTGGGCAGCAGGGCAAGTACCGGGGAGCAAAAG GCTCCCTGCCCCCGCAGCGCTCGGACCAACACCAGCCAGCCTCAGCCCCGCCAATGATGCAGGCTGCTGCGGCTGCTGGCCCACCTCTGGTGGCTGCCACACCCTATTCTTCCTATATTCCCTACAACCCTCAGCAGTTCCCAGGCCAGCCTGCCATGATGCAGCCCATGGCCCACTACCCCTCACAG CCGGTGTTTGCCCCCATGCTTCAAAGCAACCCACGCATGCTGACGTCGGGCAGCCATCCCCAGGCCATCGTGTCATCCTCCACCCCTCAGTACCCTTCTGCGGAGCAGCCTACCCCGCAAGCCCTTTATG CCACTGTTCACCAGTCCTACCCACACCATGCCACGCAGCTCCATGCCCACCAGCCGCAGCCAGCTACCACACCTACCGGGAGCCAGCCGCAGTCCCAGCATGCGGCCCCCAGTCCTGTCCAG CATCAGGCGGGGCAGGCCCCACACCTGGGCAGTGGACAGCCACAGCAGAATCTGTACCACCCAGGGGCCCTGACAGGCACACCGCCCTCTCTGCCACCGGGACCTTCTGCCCAGTCCCCTCAGAGCAGCTTCCCCCAGCCAGCCGCTGTGTATGCCATCCACCACCAGCAGCTGCCCCACGGCTTCACCAACATGGCCCATGTTACCCAG GCCCATGTCCAAACTGGAATCACAGCAGCCCCGCCCCCTCACCCTGGGGCTCCCCACCCGccccaggtgatgctgctgcACCCACCCCAGAGTCATGGGGGGCCCCCCCAAGGCGCGGTGCCCCAGAGTGGGGTGCCTGCACTCTCAGCTTCCACACCCTCACCCTACCCCTACATCGGACACCCCCAAG TATGTAGGGTGGGCAGAAGCCACAGTCGCCGCCGCCAGGGGCTTGCTCCTGGCTCTGTCCTTTGCTTCCCTCCGTCCTCGCTCAGTTGTGATCCAGCAGCccccctccccactgcctccCCAGCTCTCAGTGACCCCGACTGTCTCCTGACTTAG
- the ATXN2L gene encoding ataxin-2-like protein isoform X17, producing the protein MLKPQPPQQPSQPQQPPPTQQAVARRPPGGTSPPNGGLPGPLATSAAPPGPPAAASPCLGPVAAAGSGLRRGTEGILAPQPPPPQQQHQERPGAATIGSARGQSTGKGPPQSPVFEGVYNNSRMLHFLTAVVGSTCDVKVKNGTTYEGIFKTLSSKFELAVDAVHRKASEPAGGPRREDIVDTMVFKPSDVMLVHFRNVDFNYATKDKFTDSAIAMNSKVNGEHKEKVLQRWEGGDSNSDDYDLESDMSNGWDPNEMFKFNEENYGVKTTYDSSLSSYTVPLEKDNSEEFRQRELRAAQLAREIESSPQYRLRIAMENDDGRTEEEKHSAVQRQGSGRESPSLASREGKYIPLPQRVREGPRGGVRCSSSRGGRPGLSSLPPRGPHHLDNSSPGPGSEARGINGGPSRMSPKAQRPLRGAKTLSSPSNRPSGETSVPPPPAVGRMYPPRSPKSAAPAPISASCPEPPIGSAVPTSSASIPVTSSVSDPGVGSISPASPKISLAPTDVKELSTKEPGRTLEPQELARIAGKVPGLQNEQKRFQLEELRKFGAQFKLQPSSSPENSLDPFPPRILKEEAKGKEKEVDGLLASEPMGSPVSSKTESLSDKEDKPPLAPAGGTEGPEQPPPPCPSQTGSPPVGLIKGEDKDEGPVAEQVKKSTLNPNAKEFNPTKPLLSVNKSTSTPTSPGPRTHSTPSIPVLTAGQSGLYSPQYISYIPQIHMGPAVQAPQMYPYPVSNSVPGQQGKYRGAKGSLPPQRSDQHQPASAPPMMQAAAAAGPPLVAATPYSSYIPYNPQQFPGQPAMMQPMAHYPSQPVFAPMLQSNPRMLTSGSHPQAIVSSSTPQYPSAEQPTPQALYATVHQSYPHHATQLHAHQPQPATTPTGSQPQSQHAAPSPVQHQAGQAPHLGSGQPQQNLYHPGALTGTPPSLPPGPSAQSPQSSFPQPAAVYAIHHQQLPHGFTNMAHVTQAHVQTGITAAPPPHPGAPHPPQVMLLHPPQSHGGPPQGAVPQSGVPALSASTPSPYPYIGHPQALSDPDCLLT; encoded by the exons ATGTTGAAGCCTCAGCCGCCACAACagccctcccagccccagcagccGCCCCCCACGCAACAGGCCGTGGCCCGCCGGCCCCCCGGGGGCACCAGCCCTCCCAACGGCGGGCTCCCGGGGCCGCTGGCCACCTCCGCGGCTCCGCCCGGGCCTCCAGCGGCCGCCTCCCCCTGCCTGGGGCCTGTGGCCGCTGCCGGTAGCGGGCTCCGCCGGGGAACAGAAGGCATCTTGgcgccgcagccgccgccgccgcagcagCAGCACCAGGAGAGGCCAGGGGCTGCCACCATCGGCAGCGCCAG gGGACAGAGCACAGGAAAGGGACCCCCACAATCACCT GTGTTTGAAGGTGTCTACAACAACTCCAGAATGCTGCATTTTCTTACCGCTGTTGTG GGCTCCACTTGTGATGTAAAGGTGAAAAATGGCACCACCTATGAGGGTATCTTCAAGACGCTAAGCTCAAAG TTTGAACTAGCAGTGGATGCTGTGCACCGGAAAGCATCTGAGCCAGCAGGTGGCCCTCGTCGGGAGGACATTGTGGACACCATGGTGTTTAAGCCAAGTGACGTCATGCTCGTTCACTTCCGAAACGTTGACTTCAACTACGCTACTAAAG ACAAGTTCACCGATTCAGCCATTGCCATGAACTCGAAAGTGAATGGGGAACACAAAGAGAAGGTGCTTCAGCGCTGGGAGGGGGGTGACAGCAACAGCGACGACTACGACCTTGAGTCCGACATG TCCAATGGATGGGACCCCAATGAAATGTTCAAGTTCAATGAGGAGAACTACGGTGTGAAGACCACCTATGATAGCAGTCTTTCTTCTTATAC GGTGCCCTTAGAAAAGGACAACTCAGAAGAGTTTCGTCAGCGAGAGCTACGTGCGGCCCAGTTAGCTCGAGAGATTGAATCAAGCCCCCAGTACCGCCTACGGATCGCCATGGAGAATGATGATGGGCGCACTGAAGAGGAGAAGCACAGTGCAGTGCAGCGGCAGGGTTCAGGGCGGGAGAGCCCCAGCTTGGCATCCAG GGAGGGGAAGTATATCCCTCTGCCTCAACGAGTCCGGGAAGGCCCCCGGGGAGGAGTTCGATGCAGCAGCTCTCGGGGCGGGCGGCCTGGCCTTAGCTCTTTGCCACCTCGTGGCCCTCACCATCTGGACAACAGTAGCCCTGGCCCAGGTTCTGAGGCCCGTGGTATCAATGGAG gccctTCCCGCATGTCCCCAAAGGCACAGCGGCCTCTGAGAGGTGCCAAGACTCTGTCTTCGCCCAGTAATAGGCCTTCTGGAGAAACTTCTGTTCCACCACCTCCTGCAG tGGGCCGGATGTATCCCCCACGTTCTCCCAAGTCTGCTGCACCTGCCCCAATCTCAGCTTCCTGTCCTGAGCCTCCCATCGGCTCGGCAGTGCCAACCTCTTCAGCCTCCATCCCTGTGACCTCATCAGTCTCAGATCCTGGAGTGGGCTCCATTTCCCCAGCTTCTCCAAAGATCTCCCTGGCCCCCACAGATG TAAAAGAACTCTCTACCAAGGAACCTGGGAGAACTCTGGAGCCCCAGGAGCTGGCTCGGATAGCTGGGAAAG TCCCTGGTCTTCAGAATGAACAGAAACGATTCCAACTGGAAGAACTAAGAAAGTTTGGGGCCCAGTTTAAG CTTCAGCCCAGTAGCTCACCGGAGAACAGCCTGGATCCTTTTCCTCCCCGGATCTTAAAGGAGGAGgccaaaggaaaagagaaggaggtTGATGGTCTCTTGGCTTCAGAGCCCATGGGGTCTCCTGTCTCCTCCAAGACAGAGTCTTTATCGGATAAGGAGGACAAACCACCCCTGGCACCAGCAGGAGGCACTGAGGGGCCAGAACAGCCCCCACCACCTTGCCCAAGCCAAACCGGCAGCCCCCCGGTGGGCCTTATTAAGGGGGAGGACAAGGATGAAGGCCCTGTTGCTGA ACAAGTGAAGAAATCAACGTTGAACCCCAATGCCAAGGAGTTCAATCCCACAAAGCCTCTGCTGTCTGTG AATAAATCCACTAGTACTCCAACTTCTCCGGGGCCCCGGACTCATTCAACTCCCTCCATCCCGGTGCTGACAGCAGGCCAGAGTGGGCTATACAGCCCCCAGTACATCTCCTACATACCTCAGATCCACATGGGACCAGCTGTGCAG GCACCTCAGATGTATCCATATCCTGTATCTAATTCAGTGCCTGGGCAGCAGGGCAAGTACCGGGGAGCAAAAG GCTCCCTGCCCCCGCAGCGCTCGGACCAACACCAGCCAGCCTCAGCCCCGCCAATGATGCAGGCTGCTGCGGCTGCTGGCCCACCTCTGGTGGCTGCCACACCCTATTCTTCCTATATTCCCTACAACCCTCAGCAGTTCCCAGGCCAGCCTGCCATGATGCAGCCCATGGCCCACTACCCCTCACAG CCGGTGTTTGCCCCCATGCTTCAAAGCAACCCACGCATGCTGACGTCGGGCAGCCATCCCCAGGCCATCGTGTCATCCTCCACCCCTCAGTACCCTTCTGCGGAGCAGCCTACCCCGCAAGCCCTTTATG CCACTGTTCACCAGTCCTACCCACACCATGCCACGCAGCTCCATGCCCACCAGCCGCAGCCAGCTACCACACCTACCGGGAGCCAGCCGCAGTCCCAGCATGCGGCCCCCAGTCCTGTCCAG CATCAGGCGGGGCAGGCCCCACACCTGGGCAGTGGACAGCCACAGCAGAATCTGTACCACCCAGGGGCCCTGACAGGCACACCGCCCTCTCTGCCACCGGGACCTTCTGCCCAGTCCCCTCAGAGCAGCTTCCCCCAGCCAGCCGCTGTGTATGCCATCCACCACCAGCAGCTGCCCCACGGCTTCACCAACATGGCCCATGTTACCCAG GCCCATGTCCAAACTGGAATCACAGCAGCCCCGCCCCCTCACCCTGGGGCTCCCCACCCGccccaggtgatgctgctgcACCCACCCCAGAGTCATGGGGGGCCCCCCCAAGGCGCGGTGCCCCAGAGTGGGGTGCCTGCACTCTCAGCTTCCACACCCTCACCCTACCCCTACATCGGACACCCCCAAG CTCTCAGTGACCCCGACTGTCTCCTGACTTAG
- the ATXN2L gene encoding ataxin-2-like protein isoform X21 produces MAFAAALSPSPASGPLFALLNRRLHQPATSRVTWRLVTSAEGQSTGKGPPQSPVFEGVYNNSRMLHFLTAVVGSTCDVKVKNGTTYEGIFKTLSSKFELAVDAVHRKASEPAGGPRREDIVDTMVFKPSDVMLVHFRNVDFNYATKDKFTDSAIAMNSKVNGEHKEKVLQRWEGGDSNSDDYDLESDMSNGWDPNEMFKFNEENYGVKTTYDSSLSSYTVPLEKDNSEEFRQRELRAAQLAREIESSPQYRLRIAMENDDGRTEEEKHSAVQRQGSGRESPSLASREGKYIPLPQRVREGPRGGVRCSSSRGGRPGLSSLPPRGPHHLDNSSPGPGSEARGINGGPSRMSPKAQRPLRGAKTLSSPSNRPSGETSVPPPPAVGRMYPPRSPKSAAPAPISASCPEPPIGSAVPTSSASIPVTSSVSDPGVGSISPASPKISLAPTDVKELSTKEPGRTLEPQELARIAGKVPGLQNEQKRFQLEELRKFGAQFKLQPSSSPENSLDPFPPRILKEEAKGKEKEVDGLLASEPMGSPVSSKTESLSDKEDKPPLAPAGGTEGPEQPPPPCPSQTGSPPVGLIKGEDKDEGPVAEQVKKSTLNPNAKEFNPTKPLLSVNKSTSTPTSPGPRTHSTPSIPVLTAGQSGLYSPQYISYIPQIHMGPAVQAPQMYPYPVSNSVPGQQGKYRGAKGSLPPQRSDQHQPASAPPMMQAAAAAGPPLVAATPYSSYIPYNPQQFPGQPAMMQPMAHYPSQPVFAPMLQSNPRMLTSGSHPQAIVSSSTPQYPSAEQPTPQALYATVHQSYPHHATQLHAHQPQPATTPTGSQPQSQHAAPSPVQHQAGQAPHLGSGQPQQNLYHPGALTGTPPSLPPGPSAQSPQSSFPQPAAVYAIHHQQLPHGFTNMAHVTQAHVQTGITAAPPPHPGAPHPPQVMLLHPPQSHGGPPQGAVPQSGVPALSASTPSPYPYIGHPQGEQPGQAPGFPGGADDRILQSHPSQQLPFHPPGN; encoded by the exons ATGGCTTTTGCGGCTGCGCTGTCCCCCAGCCCCGCCAGCGGCCCCCTCTTCGCCCTCCTCAACCGCCGGTTACATCAGCCAGCGACGAGCAGGGTTACCTGGCGTTTGGTGACATCCGCAGA gGGACAGAGCACAGGAAAGGGACCCCCACAATCACCT GTGTTTGAAGGTGTCTACAACAACTCCAGAATGCTGCATTTTCTTACCGCTGTTGTG GGCTCCACTTGTGATGTAAAGGTGAAAAATGGCACCACCTATGAGGGTATCTTCAAGACGCTAAGCTCAAAG TTTGAACTAGCAGTGGATGCTGTGCACCGGAAAGCATCTGAGCCAGCAGGTGGCCCTCGTCGGGAGGACATTGTGGACACCATGGTGTTTAAGCCAAGTGACGTCATGCTCGTTCACTTCCGAAACGTTGACTTCAACTACGCTACTAAAG ACAAGTTCACCGATTCAGCCATTGCCATGAACTCGAAAGTGAATGGGGAACACAAAGAGAAGGTGCTTCAGCGCTGGGAGGGGGGTGACAGCAACAGCGACGACTACGACCTTGAGTCCGACATG TCCAATGGATGGGACCCCAATGAAATGTTCAAGTTCAATGAGGAGAACTACGGTGTGAAGACCACCTATGATAGCAGTCTTTCTTCTTATAC GGTGCCCTTAGAAAAGGACAACTCAGAAGAGTTTCGTCAGCGAGAGCTACGTGCGGCCCAGTTAGCTCGAGAGATTGAATCAAGCCCCCAGTACCGCCTACGGATCGCCATGGAGAATGATGATGGGCGCACTGAAGAGGAGAAGCACAGTGCAGTGCAGCGGCAGGGTTCAGGGCGGGAGAGCCCCAGCTTGGCATCCAG GGAGGGGAAGTATATCCCTCTGCCTCAACGAGTCCGGGAAGGCCCCCGGGGAGGAGTTCGATGCAGCAGCTCTCGGGGCGGGCGGCCTGGCCTTAGCTCTTTGCCACCTCGTGGCCCTCACCATCTGGACAACAGTAGCCCTGGCCCAGGTTCTGAGGCCCGTGGTATCAATGGAG gccctTCCCGCATGTCCCCAAAGGCACAGCGGCCTCTGAGAGGTGCCAAGACTCTGTCTTCGCCCAGTAATAGGCCTTCTGGAGAAACTTCTGTTCCACCACCTCCTGCAG tGGGCCGGATGTATCCCCCACGTTCTCCCAAGTCTGCTGCACCTGCCCCAATCTCAGCTTCCTGTCCTGAGCCTCCCATCGGCTCGGCAGTGCCAACCTCTTCAGCCTCCATCCCTGTGACCTCATCAGTCTCAGATCCTGGAGTGGGCTCCATTTCCCCAGCTTCTCCAAAGATCTCCCTGGCCCCCACAGATG TAAAAGAACTCTCTACCAAGGAACCTGGGAGAACTCTGGAGCCCCAGGAGCTGGCTCGGATAGCTGGGAAAG TCCCTGGTCTTCAGAATGAACAGAAACGATTCCAACTGGAAGAACTAAGAAAGTTTGGGGCCCAGTTTAAG CTTCAGCCCAGTAGCTCACCGGAGAACAGCCTGGATCCTTTTCCTCCCCGGATCTTAAAGGAGGAGgccaaaggaaaagagaaggaggtTGATGGTCTCTTGGCTTCAGAGCCCATGGGGTCTCCTGTCTCCTCCAAGACAGAGTCTTTATCGGATAAGGAGGACAAACCACCCCTGGCACCAGCAGGAGGCACTGAGGGGCCAGAACAGCCCCCACCACCTTGCCCAAGCCAAACCGGCAGCCCCCCGGTGGGCCTTATTAAGGGGGAGGACAAGGATGAAGGCCCTGTTGCTGA ACAAGTGAAGAAATCAACGTTGAACCCCAATGCCAAGGAGTTCAATCCCACAAAGCCTCTGCTGTCTGTG AATAAATCCACTAGTACTCCAACTTCTCCGGGGCCCCGGACTCATTCAACTCCCTCCATCCCGGTGCTGACAGCAGGCCAGAGTGGGCTATACAGCCCCCAGTACATCTCCTACATACCTCAGATCCACATGGGACCAGCTGTGCAG GCACCTCAGATGTATCCATATCCTGTATCTAATTCAGTGCCTGGGCAGCAGGGCAAGTACCGGGGAGCAAAAG GCTCCCTGCCCCCGCAGCGCTCGGACCAACACCAGCCAGCCTCAGCCCCGCCAATGATGCAGGCTGCTGCGGCTGCTGGCCCACCTCTGGTGGCTGCCACACCCTATTCTTCCTATATTCCCTACAACCCTCAGCAGTTCCCAGGCCAGCCTGCCATGATGCAGCCCATGGCCCACTACCCCTCACAG CCGGTGTTTGCCCCCATGCTTCAAAGCAACCCACGCATGCTGACGTCGGGCAGCCATCCCCAGGCCATCGTGTCATCCTCCACCCCTCAGTACCCTTCTGCGGAGCAGCCTACCCCGCAAGCCCTTTATG CCACTGTTCACCAGTCCTACCCACACCATGCCACGCAGCTCCATGCCCACCAGCCGCAGCCAGCTACCACACCTACCGGGAGCCAGCCGCAGTCCCAGCATGCGGCCCCCAGTCCTGTCCAG CATCAGGCGGGGCAGGCCCCACACCTGGGCAGTGGACAGCCACAGCAGAATCTGTACCACCCAGGGGCCCTGACAGGCACACCGCCCTCTCTGCCACCGGGACCTTCTGCCCAGTCCCCTCAGAGCAGCTTCCCCCAGCCAGCCGCTGTGTATGCCATCCACCACCAGCAGCTGCCCCACGGCTTCACCAACATGGCCCATGTTACCCAG GCCCATGTCCAAACTGGAATCACAGCAGCCCCGCCCCCTCACCCTGGGGCTCCCCACCCGccccaggtgatgctgctgcACCCACCCCAGAGTCATGGGGGGCCCCCCCAAGGCGCGGTGCCCCAGAGTGGGGTGCCTGCACTCTCAGCTTCCACACCCTCACCCTACCCCTACATCGGACACCCCCAAGGTGAGCAGCCTGGCCAGGCGCCTGGATTTCCAGGAGGAGCCGATGACAGGATTC TTCAATCTCATCCCTCCCAGCAGCTCCCCTTCCACCCCCCGGGGAACTGA